Proteins encoded in a region of the Clostridium beijerinckii genome:
- a CDS encoding response regulator has translation MKRVLVVDDAEFMRLALKSILQNCGFEIIGEADTGIKAVKLYNLLKPDIVTMDLTMPELGGVEAIKIIKSIDENAKIIVISSLSHEIQVKEAMLAGAISFIVKPFREDIVSKQLLNIERNIRK, from the coding sequence ATGAAAAGAGTTTTAGTAGTAGATGATGCGGAATTTATGAGACTCGCTTTAAAATCTATTTTACAAAATTGCGGATTTGAGATCATAGGTGAAGCTGATACTGGCATAAAGGCCGTAAAACTATATAATTTATTAAAACCAGATATTGTGACAATGGATTTGACCATGCCAGAACTTGGGGGAGTAGAGGCAATAAAGATCATTAAGTCAATAGATGAAAATGCAAAAATTATAGTAATTTCGTCATTATCGCATGAAATCCAAGTTAAGGAGGCTATGCTAGCAGGAGCTATATCTTTTATAGTAAAACCTTTCAGGGAGGACATTGTATCTAAACAACTATTAAATATTGAAAGAAATATTAGAAAATAA
- a CDS encoding response regulator: protein MTRVIIAEDQKLLRESFKNIIENNSDIKVVACATNGNEAYDLCKEYMPDVVLMDLSMPICNGTEATKLIKAELPSVKVLVLTASNDKSDVTDAISNGADGYILKDISTEELILSIKSTSLGLRIITKDILSPMILNLRKENKKAKKKIIDINGINISLTERELKIVSMIVDGKDNKEIASSLFIAEGTVKNIITEIISKLSLRDRTQLAVYAVKNGLV, encoded by the coding sequence ATGACAAGAGTAATTATTGCAGAAGACCAGAAACTTTTACGAGAAAGTTTTAAAAACATAATTGAAAATAACAGTGATATAAAAGTTGTAGCTTGCGCTACTAATGGAAATGAAGCTTATGATCTATGTAAAGAATATATGCCTGATGTTGTTTTAATGGATCTGTCTATGCCTATATGTAATGGTACGGAAGCTACAAAACTAATAAAAGCAGAACTTCCATCAGTTAAGGTACTAGTTTTAACTGCATCTAATGATAAATCTGATGTCACAGATGCTATAAGTAATGGTGCTGACGGATATATCTTAAAAGATATAAGTACTGAGGAACTTATACTATCTATAAAAAGCACCTCACTAGGACTTCGCATAATTACTAAAGATATCTTAAGTCCTATGATATTAAATCTGCGTAAAGAAAATAAAAAAGCTAAGAAAAAAATTATTGATATTAATGGTATAAATATCTCATTAACTGAAAGAGAACTAAAAATAGTATCTATGATTGTTGATGGAAAAGATAATAAAGAAATTGCATCATCTTTATTTATTGCTGAAGGTACTGTTAAAAATATTATTACAGAAATAATTTCAAAGCTTAGTTTGAGAGATCGTACTCAACTTGCAGTTTATGCTGTAAAAAATGGACTAGTATAA
- a CDS encoding flagellar motor protein MotB has protein sequence MSKKKQHHEEHVDEAWLLPYSDMLTLLLALFIVMFAMGQTDKAKLQSMAKEFNIIFAGGSGVMHQDGNSAIPMEESGISDNKAEEDKMTEIKKMIEAEIKEEGYSDKVKVDLNNEGLAISIQDVVLFNSGEADVLKDVSPLLLKISHMLYGLDNEIKVAGYTDNVPINNGKFRSNWDLSAMRAINVLNYMVSTGGINQEKISIQAYGEHMPKASNATEDGRAKNRRVEIFVVRKYPVPTEEKSN, from the coding sequence ATGAGTAAGAAAAAGCAACATCATGAAGAGCATGTAGATGAAGCATGGCTTCTTCCATATTCAGACATGTTAACACTTCTACTAGCACTATTTATCGTTATGTTTGCCATGGGACAAACAGATAAGGCAAAACTTCAGTCAATGGCTAAAGAATTTAATATAATATTTGCTGGTGGATCTGGTGTTATGCATCAAGATGGTAACTCTGCAATTCCTATGGAGGAGTCTGGTATCAGTGATAATAAGGCTGAAGAAGATAAAATGACTGAAATTAAAAAGATGATAGAAGCGGAAATTAAAGAAGAGGGCTATTCTGATAAAGTTAAAGTTGATCTTAATAATGAGGGATTGGCAATTTCTATACAAGATGTTGTACTTTTTAATTCAGGTGAAGCAGATGTACTAAAAGATGTATCACCACTGCTTTTAAAAATTTCACATATGCTTTATGGTTTGGATAATGAAATCAAAGTTGCAGGATATACTGATAATGTGCCGATTAATAACGGGAAGTTTCGTTCAAATTGGGATTTAAGTGCTATGCGTGCTATAAATGTGTTAAATTATATGGTTAGTACAGGTGGTATTAATCAGGAGAAGATATCAATACAGGCTTATGGAGAGCATATGCCCAAAGCATCTAATGCAACAGAGGATGGAAGAGCTAAAAATAGACGAGTGGAAATTTTTGTGGTACGTAAATACCCAGTACCTACAGAGGAGAAATCAAATTAA
- a CDS encoding CheR family methyltransferase, producing MISITEKEFAQLSSYIKENYGINLREEKKMLVIGRLHNVLAEHNIEDFSQYYQYVVSDKSGKAVSTLLNKITTNHTYFMREKAHFDYLREKVLPYLVNSVRDKDLRIWSAGCSSGEEAYTIAMILSEFFKQEKLWWDKKILATDISEKVLSIAKNGIYHKEQIGPLPEMWKKIYLKKYDEENFVFSENIKNEIIYRKFNLMEEVFPFKKKFHVIFCRNVMIYFDNRTKNELIRKFYNSMEYGGYLFIGHSESLSGDTAGFKYIMPSVYRKE from the coding sequence ATGATTTCAATTACGGAAAAAGAATTTGCTCAATTATCTAGCTATATAAAGGAGAACTATGGGATTAATCTAAGGGAAGAGAAAAAAATGTTGGTAATTGGAAGGCTCCATAATGTGTTAGCAGAGCATAACATAGAAGATTTCTCTCAATATTATCAATATGTAGTTTCTGATAAGAGTGGAAAGGCAGTTAGTACGCTGCTCAATAAAATTACAACAAATCATACATATTTTATGCGTGAGAAAGCACATTTTGACTACTTGAGAGAAAAGGTACTTCCTTATTTGGTTAATTCAGTAAGGGACAAAGATTTAAGAATATGGTCAGCTGGGTGTTCTTCTGGCGAAGAGGCATATACTATTGCTATGATATTAAGCGAATTCTTTAAACAAGAAAAGTTATGGTGGGATAAAAAGATATTAGCGACAGATATATCCGAAAAGGTATTAAGTATTGCTAAAAATGGAATATATCATAAAGAACAAATCGGACCATTACCGGAGATGTGGAAGAAGATTTATTTAAAAAAATACGATGAGGAAAATTTCGTATTTTCGGAGAATATTAAAAATGAAATAATATATAGAAAATTTAATTTAATGGAAGAAGTATTTCCGTTTAAGAAAAAGTTCCATGTTATTTTTTGTAGAAATGTAATGATTTATTTTGATAATAGAACAAAGAATGAGCTAATCCGTAAATTTTATAACAGCATGGAGTACGGTGGATATCTTTTTATAGGGCATTCGGAATCACTAAGTGGTGATACAGCTGGATTTAAGTATATAATGCCATCTGTATATAGAAAGGAATAG
- a CDS encoding protein-glutamate methylesterase/protein-glutamine glutaminase: MRSIRVLIVDDSIVFREAISRGISTAPNIDVVGKAVDPYDARDKLLELNPDVMICDVQMPKLNGVEFIKRLLPQYKIPIIVVSSISDVVFDAMDAGAVDFLSKPDARTPNGFEIFINELIVKIRGAANVNLSANLGQISKSGSNGGMEKSINAKNKVIAIGASTGGTEAIYNLLKNLPKDIPGIIIVQHIPPVFSKMFADRLNLQTQFTVKEAQTGDTIEPGKVLIAPGDKHMKIKKAADKYIVETIQGNKVNGHCPSVDVLFESVAKVASKNAIGVILTGMGHDGAVGLMSMRRAGARTIGQDQKSSVVYGMPKVAFEIGAVEKQVAISNIPSVICDMLK, encoded by the coding sequence ATGAGATCAATTAGAGTTTTAATAGTTGATGACAGTATAGTATTTAGGGAAGCAATATCAAGAGGAATATCGACGGCACCTAATATAGATGTTGTTGGAAAGGCGGTAGATCCCTATGATGCTAGAGATAAACTATTAGAATTAAATCCTGATGTTATGATTTGTGATGTACAAATGCCAAAATTAAATGGTGTAGAATTTATTAAAAGGCTTCTTCCTCAATATAAAATTCCAATAATAGTTGTAAGTTCTATAAGCGATGTAGTCTTCGATGCTATGGATGCAGGAGCAGTAGACTTTTTAAGTAAGCCTGATGCTAGAACTCCTAATGGATTTGAAATTTTTATTAATGAGTTGATAGTCAAAATTAGAGGAGCAGCAAATGTAAATCTATCTGCTAATTTAGGGCAGATTTCAAAGAGTGGTAGCAATGGGGGAATGGAAAAGAGCATAAATGCTAAAAATAAAGTGATTGCTATAGGAGCATCTACTGGAGGAACAGAAGCTATTTATAATCTATTAAAAAATCTTCCAAAAGATATTCCTGGGATAATTATAGTGCAACATATTCCTCCAGTGTTTTCTAAAATGTTTGCAGATAGATTAAATTTGCAAACACAATTTACTGTTAAAGAAGCTCAGACAGGAGATACTATTGAGCCAGGTAAAGTTTTAATAGCTCCAGGTGATAAGCATATGAAAATTAAGAAGGCTGCAGATAAGTATATTGTAGAAACTATTCAAGGTAATAAAGTTAATGGACATTGTCCATCTGTAGATGTACTTTTTGAATCAGTAGCTAAGGTAGCATCGAAAAATGCTATAGGAGTTATTCTGACAGGAATGGGGCATGATGGAGCAGTGGGGCTTATGTCAATGCGAAGAGCAGGGGCAAGAACTATAGGGCAGGATCAGAAATCCTCTGTTGTATATGGTATGCCAAAAGTTGCTTTTGAAATTGGAGCCGTTGAAAAGCAAGTGGCTATTTCAAATATACCTAGTGTCATTTGCGATATGTTAAAATAA
- a CDS encoding methyl-accepting chemotaxis protein, translating into MRWLNNIKVGTKLIIGFIVVALLAGIVGGIGITKIKKIDQNYTNLYTNYGASIADVANVSISFQRLKINLNNITMYRDGRDMSDYANRIKNYDAKIQESLKKFEGSLQSDEAKAEFSNLNTLLGKYDEIKDTIIELSLSGKKDEALALMGQDSTQKLSDQINNSVDNLFQLKESGGFSRSNEYSAEVNNAVVTMIFVIVAAIIIALSLGIMISKAISNSISKLMTVTSEISKGNLDVEIINNSKDEIGILSEEMKRMKYRLNEVIGQIGFAAEQVTVGSRQIADSTIALSQGATEQASAVEELTASIEEISSQISVNAENAKKANIITDSTKTNAGKRNNEMKLMLKAMDEINVSSNNISRIIKVIDEIAFQTNILALNAAVEAARAGQYGKGFTVVAEEVRNLAARSAKAAKETTEIIEESIIKIQDGTNIANQTADALESIVSDIEEVAKIINGISDASEEQATGISQISQGIIQISQVVQSNSATSEESAAASEELAGQAEVLKEQVQMFRLASDRSSMSNLNNDYINHSIHGNLNKDTRNLMEENDRYSEKKTSSTKKIILSDNEFGKY; encoded by the coding sequence ATGAGGTGGTTAAACAATATAAAGGTTGGAACAAAATTAATAATTGGATTTATTGTAGTGGCTTTATTAGCTGGAATAGTTGGTGGTATAGGAATTACAAAAATAAAAAAGATAGATCAAAACTATACTAACTTGTATACTAATTATGGAGCATCAATTGCGGATGTTGCTAATGTATCTATATCTTTTCAAAGACTTAAGATAAATTTGAATAATATTACAATGTATAGAGATGGAAGAGATATGAGTGATTATGCTAATAGAATAAAAAATTATGATGCAAAAATTCAGGAAAGTTTAAAAAAATTTGAAGGTTCACTTCAAAGCGATGAAGCAAAAGCCGAGTTTTCTAATCTTAATACACTTTTAGGCAAATATGATGAAATAAAGGATACGATTATAGAGTTATCTCTTTCAGGCAAGAAAGATGAAGCTCTTGCTTTAATGGGACAGGACTCAACACAAAAGCTATCTGATCAAATAAATAATTCTGTAGATAATTTATTTCAATTAAAGGAATCAGGGGGATTTAGTAGATCAAATGAATATTCAGCAGAGGTTAATAATGCTGTTGTGACTATGATTTTTGTAATAGTCGCAGCTATAATTATAGCCCTATCACTTGGCATTATGATTTCAAAAGCTATAAGTAACTCTATATCGAAGCTTATGACTGTAACAAGTGAAATCAGCAAAGGAAACTTAGATGTAGAGATTATTAATAATTCAAAAGATGAAATTGGTATATTATCAGAAGAAATGAAAAGAATGAAATATAGATTAAATGAAGTAATTGGTCAGATAGGCTTTGCAGCAGAACAAGTTACAGTTGGATCTAGACAAATAGCAGATTCAACTATAGCTTTATCACAAGGGGCTACAGAGCAAGCAAGTGCTGTTGAAGAATTAACAGCTTCTATCGAAGAAATATCTTCTCAAATATCAGTAAATGCTGAAAATGCTAAAAAGGCTAATATTATAACAGATAGTACTAAAACAAATGCAGGGAAAAGAAATAATGAAATGAAATTAATGCTTAAGGCAATGGATGAAATTAACGTTTCTTCTAATAATATATCAAGAATTATTAAGGTGATTGATGAAATTGCATTTCAAACTAATATACTTGCTTTAAATGCTGCTGTAGAAGCTGCTAGAGCAGGTCAATATGGAAAAGGATTTACTGTGGTAGCTGAAGAAGTTAGGAACTTAGCAGCAAGATCAGCAAAGGCAGCTAAAGAAACTACAGAAATAATAGAAGAATCAATTATTAAAATTCAAGATGGAACTAATATAGCAAATCAAACTGCAGATGCGCTCGAAAGTATTGTTAGTGATATAGAAGAGGTTGCAAAAATAATTAATGGTATATCAGATGCTTCTGAAGAACAAGCTACAGGAATTTCACAAATATCACAAGGAATAATACAGATATCACAAGTTGTACAAAGTAATTCAGCAACTTCAGAAGAAAGTGCAGCTGCAAGTGAGGAATTAGCAGGTCAGGCAGAAGTTTTAAAAGAACAAGTTCAAATGTTTAGATTAGCAAGTGATAGAAGCTCGATGTCTAATTTGAACAATGATTATATTAATCATAGCATTCATGGTAATCTTAATAAAGATACAAGAAATTTAATGGAAGAAAATGATAGATATTCAGAGAAAAAAACATCAAGCACTAAAAAGATAATACTTAGTGATAATGAATTTGGAAAATATTAA
- the motA gene encoding flagellar motor stator protein MotA — protein MDIFLVIGLIGGLIIVVAAMLEKGASLQVLMSAEAMLVIIGGTVIALLNSFPKGEFTKLPKIFGVLFSAKGQEDPAEIIAQLVEMSQTTRRDGLLSLESTIQGLENKFMKKGLEMVVDGLEPDLIKEVLEIEIESMEDRHRLGATAFTTAGGTAPTLGVLGAVIGLIGALGNLNDIEKLGESIKSAFVATVYGIFTGYLIWHPFANRLKRKSQEEIKNMNIMLEGILAIQAGNNPKSIERKLVGMLEPKQRIRFEENNNDN, from the coding sequence ATGGATATATTTTTAGTAATTGGTCTTATTGGAGGTTTAATAATTGTAGTTGCAGCCATGCTAGAAAAGGGAGCAAGTCTTCAAGTACTTATGAGTGCTGAAGCGATGCTGGTAATCATTGGTGGTACTGTAATAGCCTTGCTAAATTCTTTTCCAAAAGGAGAGTTTACTAAGCTTCCTAAGATTTTTGGTGTTCTTTTTAGTGCTAAGGGGCAAGAAGATCCAGCTGAAATTATAGCACAGCTTGTAGAGATGTCTCAGACAACTAGAAGAGATGGATTACTATCTCTTGAAAGTACTATACAAGGCTTAGAAAATAAGTTTATGAAAAAGGGATTAGAAATGGTGGTTGACGGTTTAGAACCAGATCTTATAAAAGAAGTTCTAGAAATAGAGATTGAGAGTATGGAAGATAGACACCGTCTTGGTGCTACAGCGTTTACAACAGCAGGTGGTACAGCGCCAACACTTGGAGTTTTAGGAGCTGTTATAGGATTAATAGGTGCTCTTGGAAATCTTAATGATATTGAAAAGCTTGGAGAAAGTATAAAATCAGCCTTTGTTGCAACTGTTTATGGTATCTTTACTGGATATTTAATATGGCATCCATTTGCAAATAGGTTAAAAAGAAAATCCCAAGAAGAAATAAAAAATATGAATATTATGCTTGAAGGAATTTTAGCTATTCAGGCAGGAAATAATCCAAAGAGTATTGAAAGAAAGCTAGTAGGAATGCTTGAGCCAAAACAAAGAATAAGATTTGAAGAAAATAATAATGATAACTAG
- a CDS encoding methyl-accepting chemotaxis protein produces the protein MFEVSNLKIKNKIGLIFTGIIAMEIALFAAFNIGVGNMADIKEMRINMIIILLFSIIITVIMGLLLINFIYKHIRKINNIARKIANGEFDEDIQVDFIDEFGDLANSLKQIQKNINNLIDDSNLIEDCIKKGNFDIALDLSKYSGAWGNVHRKSLATMNMFIKNIRATSHYIEKISKGEFNEKYTREEIGSFNVIKTSINELIDNLNNIMENIHWFKESFRLGNTRDKIDATKFQGSYKEMLECINDTTWISIEVFIKLFAVLKSYSKGDFTVELEKFPGRYGLVNEHIEDLRNNLLNISKEQINIANEIKSGNLAKRIDSSKFNGSWAKMIDGINDVIDAFVEPINITADYVKRISNGDVPEKIKNEYQGEFNKIKNNLNTLIDTLNLFVKEVNWMNDTFKLGNTRDRIDVSKFDGVYRQMAQSVNDGMWISIDVLIKIFAVLKSYSEGDFSVELEKLPGRYGIANESLHGLKSNILKVVDEQIMVLSAAAEGNLDIRGESEKYTGSFKELISIINKAVDAFAKPIGEIKSVLEEMSKGNLNVRIENSYKGDYGNIMNALNLSVQEINQVLTDINISANEVASASIQVSNASQNLSQASAEQASAVEEVTASLSEIGEQTKLNAISANEANELATKATTNAINGNTEMSTMLKAMNEINEASENISKIIKVIDEIAFQTNILALNAAVEAARAGQHGKGFAVVAEEVRNLAGRSANAAKETTALIEGSIRKVNSGTQIANNTAESLNSIVNDISSTSEIVRKIAASSNEQATAVSQINEAIEQISRVTQINSATSEETASSSEEMSSQAETLKQRVAQFNLKKKSSNKIFLDSIEEKEASRLENDIDERRIGLVSDIRKKISINLDDTEFGKY, from the coding sequence ATGTTTGAGGTAAGTAATCTGAAAATAAAAAATAAAATTGGGTTAATATTTACAGGTATTATAGCTATGGAAATTGCTTTGTTTGCCGCATTTAATATTGGAGTGGGAAACATGGCAGATATAAAAGAAATGCGAATTAATATGATAATAATATTACTGTTTTCTATAATAATCACAGTAATCATGGGATTATTACTAATAAATTTCATATACAAACATATAAGAAAAATTAATAATATTGCAAGGAAAATTGCTAACGGAGAATTTGACGAAGATATACAGGTAGATTTTATTGATGAATTCGGGGATCTAGCTAATTCACTTAAACAGATACAAAAAAATATAAATAATTTGATCGATGATTCTAATTTAATTGAAGATTGCATTAAAAAAGGTAATTTTGATATAGCTTTAGATTTATCAAAATACTCAGGGGCATGGGGAAATGTACATAGGAAGAGTTTAGCAACAATGAATATGTTTATAAAGAATATTAGAGCAACTTCACATTACATAGAAAAGATAAGTAAAGGAGAATTCAATGAGAAATACACTAGGGAGGAAATAGGATCATTTAATGTAATAAAAACAAGTATTAATGAACTTATAGATAATCTCAATAATATAATGGAAAATATTCATTGGTTCAAAGAAAGCTTTAGATTAGGGAATACAAGAGATAAAATAGATGCTACAAAATTTCAAGGCTCTTATAAGGAAATGTTGGAATGTATTAATGATACTACATGGATATCGATAGAAGTATTTATTAAGTTATTTGCAGTGCTTAAATCATATTCAAAAGGAGACTTTACAGTTGAGCTTGAAAAATTCCCAGGAAGATATGGATTAGTAAATGAGCATATAGAAGACTTAAGGAATAATTTATTAAATATATCTAAGGAACAGATTAACATAGCCAATGAAATTAAATCAGGAAATTTAGCAAAAAGGATAGATTCATCCAAGTTTAATGGATCATGGGCTAAAATGATTGATGGAATTAATGATGTAATTGATGCGTTTGTTGAACCTATTAATATTACAGCTGATTACGTGAAAAGGATAAGTAATGGGGATGTACCAGAAAAGATTAAAAATGAATACCAAGGTGAATTTAATAAAATAAAGAACAATTTGAATACATTAATTGATACTTTAAATTTATTTGTTAAAGAAGTTAATTGGATGAATGATACATTTAAATTAGGTAATACAAGAGATAGAATAGATGTTTCAAAATTCGATGGGGTATATAGGCAAATGGCTCAAAGTGTTAATGATGGAATGTGGATATCTATAGATGTATTAATAAAAATATTTGCAGTATTAAAATCTTATTCAGAAGGAGATTTCTCAGTTGAGCTTGAAAAATTGCCTGGAAGATACGGAATTGCAAATGAAAGTCTGCATGGATTAAAATCTAATATTCTTAAAGTTGTTGATGAACAAATAATGGTTCTTTCAGCAGCGGCTGAAGGAAATTTAGATATTAGAGGTGAAAGTGAAAAATATACAGGAAGCTTTAAAGAACTCATAAGTATAATAAATAAAGCTGTTGATGCTTTTGCTAAGCCAATAGGAGAAATAAAAAGTGTTTTAGAAGAGATGTCAAAAGGTAATCTCAATGTTCGCATTGAGAATTCTTATAAAGGTGATTATGGAAATATAATGAATGCTTTAAATTTATCTGTACAAGAAATTAATCAAGTACTTACTGATATAAATATATCAGCAAATGAGGTGGCTTCGGCATCAATACAAGTCTCAAATGCAAGCCAAAACCTATCGCAAGCATCTGCGGAACAAGCAAGCGCTGTAGAGGAAGTAACTGCTTCGCTTTCAGAGATAGGAGAACAAACAAAATTAAATGCTATAAGTGCTAATGAAGCTAATGAGCTGGCTACAAAAGCAACAACGAATGCTATTAATGGAAATACAGAAATGAGTACTATGTTAAAGGCTATGAATGAGATTAATGAAGCATCTGAAAATATTTCTAAAATAATAAAAGTGATAGATGAAATAGCTTTCCAAACTAATATATTGGCTCTTAACGCAGCAGTAGAAGCCGCAAGAGCAGGACAGCATGGGAAGGGATTTGCGGTAGTTGCTGAAGAGGTTAGAAATCTTGCAGGTAGAAGTGCAAATGCGGCTAAAGAAACAACAGCTTTGATAGAAGGGTCAATAAGAAAAGTGAATTCTGGAACTCAAATAGCTAACAATACAGCAGAATCACTAAATTCAATAGTTAACGATATTAGTAGTACTTCTGAGATAGTAAGAAAAATAGCAGCATCTTCTAACGAACAGGCAACTGCAGTATCACAAATAAATGAAGCGATTGAACAAATATCGAGAGTTACTCAGATAAATTCTGCGACATCCGAAGAAACTGCCTCTTCGAGTGAAGAAATGTCTAGTCAGGCAGAAACTTTGAAACAAAGGGTTGCCCAATTCAATCTAAAAAAGAAAAGTTCAAATAAAATATTTTTAGACAGCATAGAAGAAAAGGAAGCATCAAGGCTAGAAAATGACATAGATGAGAGAAGAATTGGACTAGTATCTGACATAAGAAAAAAAATTAGTATTAATTTAGATGACACAGAGTTTGGAAAGTATTAG
- a CDS encoding chemotaxis protein CheA, with amino-acid sequence MSESFINESMLDMYIFETTQLIEQLEQLVIDGEKENGFSNSIDEIFRIMHTVKGSSAMMLFNNISGLSHSVEDLFYYLRENNPDEVDNNILSDIVLDSIDFIKGEISKIQQGNTPDGDCANKITSIKEFLNELKGIETIDSDTAPNENKFEQQKFFITSAKSKRDASNQKYKAKIQFSEDCGMENIRCFGILHKLSEVAEIICSSPENIIDDDEKACEEIRKNGFKVCFSSDLNLEDVKTILNETVFLSALDISFMGEDDDTFLDNKEVIEEVAIEKECSKKEEEKKNIAEEKKAEKTSSNHGFISLSVAKADRLMDLIGELVISESMVTQNPDLIGLEIDNFQKSARQLRKIIAEMQDTVMSIRMVPLSATFQKMNRIVRDMSKKMDKEVKLTIIGEETEVDKNIIEHISDPLMHLVRNSIDHGIETVEERIDKGKQQVGNLVLEAKNAGSDVLIIVKDDGRGLNEEKILEKARNNGLLTKDESEMSKKEIFSLIFLPGFSTKEAVSEFSGRGVGMDVVVKNIEKIGGTVSIDSVLEFGTSITIKIPLTLAIIDGMNVRVGNSRYTLPTSSIKEFFRPKESDIIKDPDNNEMIMVRGQCYPILRLNEHFSIRTDTDKLPDGILIMIEQDEKWVCILVDELLGQQQVVVKALPNYIKNIRNIKDLAGCTLLGDGNISLIIDMDGLMTTV; translated from the coding sequence ATGTCGGAAAGCTTTATAAATGAATCTATGTTAGATATGTATATTTTTGAAACAACTCAGCTTATAGAACAATTAGAACAATTAGTTATTGATGGAGAAAAAGAAAATGGATTCTCAAATTCGATAGATGAAATATTTAGAATTATGCATACAGTCAAAGGATCATCAGCTATGATGCTTTTTAATAACATTTCTGGACTCTCTCATTCTGTTGAAGATTTGTTTTATTATCTTAGAGAAAATAATCCGGATGAAGTTGATAACAATATATTAAGCGATATTGTATTAGATTCAATTGATTTTATCAAAGGCGAAATTTCTAAAATTCAGCAAGGAAATACACCAGATGGAGATTGCGCAAATAAAATTACTAGCATAAAGGAGTTTTTAAATGAACTCAAAGGAATAGAAACAATTGATAGTGATACAGCTCCTAATGAGAATAAATTTGAGCAGCAAAAATTTTTTATAACCAGCGCAAAAAGTAAAAGGGACGCATCTAATCAAAAATACAAAGCTAAAATTCAATTTTCAGAAGATTGCGGAATGGAAAACATAAGGTGCTTTGGCATTCTTCACAAACTATCAGAAGTAGCTGAAATAATATGCAGTTCACCAGAAAATATAATAGATGATGATGAAAAAGCCTGTGAAGAAATTAGAAAGAATGGATTTAAAGTATGTTTTTCTTCAGATTTAAATTTAGAGGATGTAAAAACAATTCTAAATGAAACTGTTTTTTTAAGTGCACTTGATATTAGCTTTATGGGAGAAGACGACGATACTTTTTTAGATAATAAAGAAGTTATTGAAGAGGTTGCGATAGAAAAAGAATGTAGTAAGAAGGAAGAAGAAAAGAAAAATATAGCAGAGGAAAAGAAAGCTGAAAAAACATCTTCTAATCATGGATTTATAAGTCTAAGTGTGGCTAAGGCAGATAGGCTTATGGATCTTATTGGGGAGTTAGTAATTTCGGAATCAATGGTTACACAAAATCCAGATTTAATTGGGCTCGAAATAGATAATTTCCAAAAATCAGCAAGGCAACTTCGTAAAATTATAGCAGAAATGCAGGATACAGTAATGTCAATAAGGATGGTTCCACTTTCTGCAACTTTTCAAAAGATGAATAGAATTGTTAGAGATATGAGTAAGAAAATGGATAAGGAAGTCAAATTAACGATCATAGGAGAAGAAACAGAAGTAGATAAAAATATAATTGAACATATATCAGATCCTTTAATGCATTTAGTTCGTAATTCTATTGATCATGGAATAGAGACAGTAGAAGAAAGAATTGATAAAGGAAAACAGCAAGTAGGAAATCTGGTGTTAGAAGCTAAAAATGCAGGTAGTGATGTCTTAATTATAGTAAAAGATGATGGCAGGGGTCTAAATGAAGAAAAGATACTAGAAAAAGCAAGAAACAATGGATTACTTACTAAAGATGAAAGTGAAATGAGTAAAAAAGAAATATTTAGTCTAATATTTTTGCCGGGATTCTCAACTAAAGAGGCCGTATCAGAGTTTAGTGGCAGAGGAGTAGGGATGGATGTTGTAGTAAAAAATATTGAAAAGATAGGGGGAACGGTCAGTATAGATAGTGTGTTGGAATTTGGTACAAGTATCACTATTAAGATACCATTAACTCTTGCAATTATAGATGGAATGAATGTAAGAGTTGGAAATTCCAGATACACTCTTCCAACTAGCTCTATAAAAGAATTTTTTAGACCAAAAGAAAGCGATATTATAAAAGATCCAGATAATAATGAGATGATTATGGTTAGAGGTCAATGCTATCCTATACTTAGATTGAACGAGCATTTTTCTATAAGAACTGATACAGATAAATTGCCAGATGGGATTCTAATAATGATAGAGCAGGATGAAAAGTGGGTATGCATTTTAGTAGATGAGTTATTAGGACAACAGCAAGTAGTTGTTAAAGCGCTTCCGAACTATATAAAAAACATTAGAAATATTAAGGATTTGGCTGGATGTACTCTTTTGGGAGATGGGAATATAAGTTTAATAATCGATATGGACGGATTAATGACAACAGTATAA